A single genomic interval of Alligator mississippiensis isolate rAllMis1 chromosome 15, rAllMis1, whole genome shotgun sequence harbors:
- the LOC102572753 gene encoding keratin, type II cytoskeletal 4 — protein sequence MSRQSCGLNLAGGSRGFSSSSICLGGGNKVSFSAASRGGCGGSVRNPIGFGSRSLYNLGGCKRISIGGFGGNSGACGAFGAGGRGGGGFGYGGLGGGFGGGSGGGSGGGFGDGAGGMFNGWGGPSFPVCPPGGIQEVTVNQNLLIPLKLEIDPEIQKVRSQEREQMKTLNDKFASFIDKVRFLEQQNKVLETKWKLLQEQGQGTGPHSRSLDQLYEVYINSLRKQLDGLASEKSQLQLELKNCEDLVEDFKTKYDEEINKRTAAENDFVLLKKDVDAAYMNKVELQAKLDSLADELNFLRCVYDAELSQMQQTVSDTSVVLSMDNNRNLDLDSIIAEVKAQYEEIAQKSRAEAESWYQCKYQELQVTAGKHGDSLKDTKAEISELNRMIQRLRAEIENVKKQCENLQTSVADAEQRGELALKDARVKLSELEAALQKAKTELTRQLRDYQELMNVKLALDIEIATYRKLLEGEECRMSGDCQSAVSISVMGSNSTSGGGFGHGICFGGGSGGGGFGMGFGSGSGRGICNLGGGGAAFGGGLCSVGGGYGSGGGSSTILKKTTVSTSASKNI from the exons ATGTCTCGCCAGTCTTGCGGTCTGAACTTGGCTGGTGGTAGCAGAggtttcagctccagctccatttGCCTGGGGGGTGGGAACAAAGTCAGCTTCAGTGCCGCGTCCCGTGGAGGATGTGGAGGGTCTGTCCGGAACCCCATCGGCTTTGGCAGCAGGAGCCTCTATAACTTGGGTGGATGTAAAAGGATTTCCATTGGTGGATTTGGTGGAAACAGTGGCGCTTGTGGAGCCTTCGGGGCTGGTGGCCGAGGAGGTGGTGGGTTCGGCTATGGTGGGCTTGGTGGTGGCTTTGGTGGCGGGTCTGGGGGTGGTTCTGGTGGTGGCTTTGGTGATGGGGCTGGAGGTATGTTCAACGGCTGGGGTGGCCCCAGCTTTCCTGTTTGCCCACCTGGTGGCATTCAAGAAGTGACCGTCAACCAGAACCTCTTGATACCGCTCAAGCTGGAGATTGACCCGGAGATCCAGAAAGTGCGGTCCCAGGAGAGGGAGCAGATGAAGACCCTCAATGACAAATTCGCCTCCTTCATCGACAAG GTCCGATTCCTAGAACAGCAGAATAAAGTGCTGGAGACCAAGTGGAAGCTTTTGCAGGAACAGGGGCAGGGAACGGGGCCCCATAGCAGGAGCCTTGACCAACTCTATGAGGTTTATATCAATAGCCTGAGAAAACAGCTTGATGGTCTGGCCAGTGAGAAGAGTCAACTGCAGCTAGAGTTGAAAAACTGTGAAGATTTGGTGGAAGATTTCAAGACCAA GTACGACGAGGAGATTAACAAAAGAACAGCTGCAGAGAATGACTTTGTGCTTCTGAAAAAG GATGTGGATGCTGCCTATATGAACAAGGTGGAGCTGCAGGCAAAATTAGATTCCCTGGCAGATGAACTCAACTTCCTGAGATGTGTCTATGATGCC GAACTCTCACAGATGCAGCAGACGGTTTCCGACACATCCGTGGTCCTGTCGATGGACAACAACAGGAACCTGGACCTGGACAGCATCATTGCTGAGGTGAAAGCTCAGTATGAAGAGATCGCTCAGAAGAGCCGAGCTGAAGCAGAGTCCTGGTACCAGTGCAAG TATCAAGAGCTGCAAGTCACAGCGGGGAAGCATGGAGACAGCCTAAAGGACACCAAGGCTGAAATCTCAGAGTTGAACCGGATGATTCAGAGGCTACGGGCGGAAATTGAAAATGTGAAGAAGCAG TGTGAAAATCTGCAGACTTCTGTCGCGGATGCTGAGCAGCGCGGGGAGCTGGCCCTCAAGGATGCGAGGGTAAAACTGTCCGAGCTGGAGGCCGCCCTGCAGAAGGCCAAGACTGAGCTGACCCGCCAGCTGCGGGACTACCAGGAGCTAATGAACGTCAAGCTGGCGCTGGACATCGAGATCGCCACCTACCGCAAGCTGCTGGAGGGCGAGGAATGCAG GATGTCTGGAGACTGCCAAAGTGCTGTGAGCATCT CCGTGATGGGCAGCAACAGTACCTCTGGAGGTGGATTTGGACACGGGATTTGCTTTGGAGGAGGCAGCGGTGGCGGAGGCTTTGGAATGGGTTTCGGTTCTGGAAGCGGCAGAGGGATCTGCaatttgggtgggggtggggcagcctttGGGGGGGGACTGTGCTCGGTAGGAGGCGGGTATGGGTCTGGGGGGGGATCTAGCACGATCCTGAAAAAAACTACCGTGTCCACATCAGCGAGCAAGAATATTTAG
- the LOC106736935 gene encoding keratin, type II cytoskeletal 6B — MALQTYTKSIGGGRKCYSSRSAVGGGGGSRVRSSYSSYSSRGYGGGGRYGGFSSRSYGGGGSGRISSGFYGGGYGCRGVGFGGGAMGYGGAGGYGGGGSCIVGGLGGYGGGIGGGYGGGGFGGGGFGGGGFGGGGGFGGGGIGPVCGFGGGGPGVGFPLGRGGPGFPGGIQPVQVDPNLMRPVHVEIDPQIQQVKQHEKEQIKTLNNKFATFIDKVRFLEQQNKVLSTKWELLQQQGPSGPRRDLTVLYENYIENLRRQLESILSQRGPLESQLHDMQNYVEEYKSKYEDEINRRTAAENEFVVLKKDVDCAYMTKVELEAKVKALIDEINFLRYVFEEELSQMQTISRDLSVVVSMDNSRHLNLDSIIDEIRAQYEQIAQSSRAEAEAWYQSRYEELQSTAGQHGESLRNTRQEIQELTRCIQKLRSEIENVRKQCEQLQAAIAEAEERGEMALKDARCKLEELECALHKDKEELARLLKEYQELLNVKIALDIEIAMYRKLLEGEECRMSEGSNVNVSVVGRTTISGGRGGFGGGFGGGIGGGIGGGICGGIGGGIGGGIGGGGGIGGPCGIGGPIGVGGPIGIGGPCGPGGVGGMGGPCGISGGGISGGSMVGGGFGGSCIGGGGIVSGGYTSGSGRGFSCGGGSIGGGSSSSIKKCTTTTTIKSSGGRY; from the exons atggcTCTGCAGACATATACTAAAAGCATCGGAGGTGGCAGAAAGTGCTACAGCTCACGCTCTGCCGTCGGTGGTGGAGGGGGGAGTAGAGTCAGGAGCAGCTACAGCTCGTATTCCTCCCGGGGCTATGGAGGTGGTGGACGGTATGGTGGTTTCAGCAGCAGGAGCTATGGCGGAGGCGGAAGCGGAAGGATTTCCTCTGGGTTTTATGGCGGAGGATATGGCTGCCGAGGCGTTGGCTTTGGTGGCGGGGCGATGGGTTACGGAGGAGCTGGCGgctatggaggaggaggaagctgcATTGTAGGAGGACTAGGTGGCTATGGAGGAGGCATAGGAGGTGGCTATGGTGGAGGTggctttggtggtggtggtttcGGTGGTGGTggttttggtggtggtggtggcttcgGTGGAGGTGGCATTGGACCAGTATGTGGCTTTGGAGGAGGTGGTCCCGGTGTTGGCTTTCCGCTTGGGAGAGGTGGCCCTGGGTTTCCTGGTGGCATCCAACCTGTTCAGGTGGATCCCAACCTCATGAGGCCAGTCCATGTGGAGATTGACCCCCAGATCCAGCAGGTGAAGCAACATGAGAAGGAGCAGATCAAGACCCTCAACAACAAGTTTGCCACCTTCATCGACAAG GTCCGCTTTTTGGAGCAACAAAATAAGGTTCTGTCCACAAAGTGGGAGCTTCTACAACAGCAAGGCCCCAGTGGGCCAAGAAGGGACCTCACTGTCTTATATGAAAATTATATTGAAAACTTGAGAAGGCAGCTGGAAAGTATCCTCAGTCAAAGGGGACCGCTAGAGTCGCAACTACACGACATGCAAAACTACGTTGAAGAGTACAAGAGCAA GTACGAAGATGAAATCAACAGGCGCACGGCTGCCGAGAATGAGTTTGTGGTGCTGAAGAAG GATGTGGATTGTGCCTACATGACTAAAGTAGAGTTGGAAGCAAAGGTGAAAGCTCTGATTGATGAAATCAACTTCCTGAGATACGTGTTTGAGGAG GAGCTGTCTCAGATGCAGACAATAAGTCGCGACTTGTCTGTGGTCGTGTCTATGGATAACAGCAGACATCTCAATCTGGACAGCATCATTGATGAAATCAGGGCCCAATATGAACAGATCGCTCAGAGCAGCAGAGCTGAGGCTGAGGCCTGGTACCAGAGCAGG TATGAAGAGCTGCAGAGCACAGCTGGACAGCACGGGGAAAGCCTGCGCAACACCAGACAAGAGATCCAGGAGCTGACCCGGTGTATCCAAAAACTGCGGAGTGAGATCGAGAACGTGAGGAAGCAG tgtgaacagctgcaggcagccattGCAGAGGCTGAGGAGCGGGGTGAGATGGCCCTCAAGGATGCTAGGTGCAAGCTGGAAGAGCTTGAGTGCGCCCTGCACAAGGACAAGGAAGAGCTGGCTCGCCTGCTGAAGGAATACCAAGAGCTGCTGAATGTCAAGATTGCCCTGGATATAGAGATTGCCATGTACAGGAAGCtgctggaaggggaggagtgcag GATGTCCGAAGGGTCCAATGTGAATGTCT CGGTGGTGGGCAGGACCACCATTTCTGGAGGCCGAGGTGGATTCGGAGGTGGATTCGGAGGTGGCATCGGTGGTGGCATTGGAGGTGGCATCTGTGGTGGCATTGGAGGTGGCATCGGAGGTGGCattggaggtggaggtgggatcGGAGGACCCTGCGGGATAGGAGGACCCATTGGAGTCGGAGGACCTATTGGGATCGGAGGACCCTGCGGGCCTGGAGGAGTCGGCGGGATGGGAGGACCCTGCGGGATCAGCGGAGGAGGCATCTCTGGAGGCAGCATGGTAGGAGGCGGGTTCGGAGGCAGCTGTATCGGCGGAGGTGGCATAGTCAGCGGCGGTTACACCTCTGGGAGCGGAAGAGGCTTCAGCTGTGGCGGAGGCAGCATCGGCGGTGGATCCTCCTCATCTATCAAAAAATGCACCACGACCACGACCATAAAATCTTCAGGAGGAAGGTACTAA
- the LOC132243169 gene encoding keratin, type II cytoskeletal 4-like, with amino-acid sequence MALQSCTKSIGGSKRGYSSCSAIGGGGGGGSRVRSSYSSYSSRGYGGGGRCGGFSSRSYGGGGGGRISSGFYGGGYGCQGVGFGGGVMGYGGAGGYGGGGSCIVGGLGGYGGGMGGGFGGGGFGGGGMGPVMGGGPVGGFGGGGRGFGGFGGPGSGGPGFPRGIQPVQVDPNLMRPVHVEIDPQIQQVKQHEKEQIKTLNNKFATFIDKVRFLEQQNKVLSTKWELLQQQGHSGPRKDLSDIFENYIQNLRRQLDSIHGQRGQLESELQNMQNYVEDYKNKYEDEINRRTAAENEFVVLKKDVDCAYMTKVELEAKVQALIDEINFLRYVFEEELSQMQTISRDLSVVVSMDNSRHLDMDSMIDEVRRQYEDIARSSRAEAEAWYQSRYEELQTTAGRHGDNLRNTKQEIQELTRCIQRLRSEIENVKKQCQQLQAAIAEAEDRGEMALKDARCKLEELECALHKDKEELARLLKEYQELLNVKIALDIEIAMYRKLLEGEECRLSQDMSNVNVSVVGRTTISGGHGGIGGGFGGGSGFGGGSGFGGGSGFGGGCGIGGGIGGGGIGGGMVGGGYGGSCVSGGGMMSGGYSSGSGRGFSCGGGSIGGGSSSSVRRCITTTTVKSSGGKC; translated from the exons ATGGCTCTGCAGTCATGTACTAAATCCATCGGAGGCAGCAAAAGAGGCTATAGCTCGTGCTCTgccattggtggtggtggtggaggggggagcagagtCAGGAGCAGCTACAGCTCGTATTCCTCCCGGGGCTATGGAGGTGGTGGACGGTGTGGTGGTTTCAGCAGCAGGAGCTATGGTGGAGGTGGAGGCGGAAGGATTTCCTCTGGGTTTTATGGTGGAGGATATGGCTGCCAAGGTGTTGGCTTTGGTGGTGGGGTAATGGGTTATGGAGGAGCTGGTGgctatggaggaggaggaagctgcATTGTAGGAGGACTAGGTGGCTATGGAGGAGGCATGGGAGGTGGCTTTGGTGGAGGTGGCTTCGGTGGTGGTGGCATGGGACCAGTGATGGGCGGTGGACCTGTGGGTGGCTTTGGCGGTGGCGGTAGAGGATTTGGTGGCTTTGGTGGACCTGGGAGTGGTGGCCCTGGGTTCCCTAGAGGCATCCAACCTGTTCAGGTGGATCCCAACCTCATGAGGCCAGTCCATGTGGAGATTGACCCCCAGATCCAGCAGGTGAAGCAACATGAGAAGGAGCAGATCAAGACCCTCAACAACAAGTTTGCCACGTTCATCGACAAG GTCCGGTTTTTGGAGCAACAAAACAAGGTTCTGTCCACAAAGTGGGAGCTCCTCCAACAGCAAGGACATAGTGGTCCAAGGAAGGACCTCAGCGACATCTTTGAAAATTATATCCAAAACTTGAGGAGGCAGCTGGACTCTATCCATGGTCAGAGAGGACAGCTGGAGTCAGAACTGCAGAACATGCAAAACTATGTTGAAGACTACAAGAACAA GTATGAAGATGAAATCAACAGGCGCACGGCTGCCGAGAATGAGTTTGTGGTGCTGAAGAAG GATGTGGATTGTGCCTACATGACTAAAGTAGAGTTGGAAGCAAAGGTGCAAGCTCTGATTGATGAAATCAACTTCCTGAGATACGTGTTTGAGGAG GAGCTGTCTCAGATGCAGACGATAAGTCGTGACTTGTCTGTGGTGGTGTCTATGGATAACAGCAGGCACCTAGATATGGACAGCATGATTGATGAAGTCAGGCGTCAATATGAAGACATCGCTCGGAGCAGCAGAGCAGAAGCTGAGGCATGGTACCAGAGCAGG TATGAAGAACTGCAGACCACGGCGGGACGACATGGAGACAACCTGCGTAACACCAAGCAAGAGATCCAGGAGCTGACCAGGTGTATCCAGAGGCTGCGATCGGAGATTGAGAATGTGAAGAAGCAG tgtcagcagctgcaggcagccattGCGGAGGCTGAGGACCGGGGTGAGATGGCCCTCAAGGATGCTAGGTGCAAGCTGGAAGAGCTTGAGTGTGCCCTGCACAAGGACAAGGAGGAGCTGGCTCGCTTGCTGAAGGAATACCAAGAGCTGCTGAATGTCAAGATTGCCCTGGATATAGAGATTGCCATGTACAGGAAGCtgctggaaggggaggagtgcag GCTGAGTCAGGATATGTCCAACGTGAATGTCT CGGTGGTGGGCAGGACCACCATTTCTGGAGGCCATGGAGGAATTGGCGGCGGATTCGGAGGCGGAAGTGGATTCGGAGGTGGAAGTGGATTTGGAGGCGGAAGTGGATTTGGAGGAGGATGTGGAATTGGAGGTGGCATTGGAGGAGGTGGAATCGGAGGAGGCATGGTAGGTGGCGGGtatggaggcagctgtgtcagcggAGGTGGCATGATGAGCGGTGGTTACTCCTCTGGAAGCGGAAGAGGCTTCAGCTGTGGCGGAGGCAGCATCGGCGGTGGATCCTCCTCGTCTGTCAGGAGATGCATCACAACTACGACCGTCAAATCTTCAGGGGGAAAGTGTTAA